A genomic window from Bos javanicus breed banteng chromosome 13, ARS-OSU_banteng_1.0, whole genome shotgun sequence includes:
- the MYL9 gene encoding myosin regulatory light polypeptide 9, which yields MSSKRAKAKTTKKRPQRATSNVFAMFDQSQIQEFKEAFNMIDQNRDGFIDKEDLHDMLASMGKNPTDEYLEGMMSEAPGPINFTMFLTMFGEKLNGTDPEDVIRNAFACFDEEASGFIHEDHLRELLTTMGDRFTDEEVDEMYREAPIDKKGNFNYVEFTRILKHGAKDKDD from the exons ATGTCCAGTAAACGGGCCAAGGCCAAGACCACCAAGAAGCGGCCACAGAGGGCCACGTCCAATGTGTTCGCGATGTTTGACCAGTCCCAGATCCAGGAGTTTAAGGAGGCCTTCAACATGATCGACCAGAACCGGGACGGCTTCATCGACAAGGAGGACCTGCATGACATGCTGGCCTCAATGG GGAAGAACCCCACGGACGAGTACCTGGAGGGCATGATGAGCGAGGCCCCGGGGCCCATCAACTTCACCATGTTCCTCACCATGTTTGGGGAGAAGCTGAACGGCACAGACCCCGAGGACGTGATCCGTAACGCCTTCGCCTGCTTCGACGAGGAGGCCTCAG GTTTCATCCATGAGGACCACCTTCGGGAGCTGCTCACCACCATGGGTGACCGCTTCACAGACGAGGAGGTGGACGAGATGTACCGAGAGGCGCCCATTGATAAGAAAGGCAACTTCAACTATGTGGAGTTCACCCGCATCCTCAAACACGGCGCCAAGGACAAGGATGACTAG